In the Acropora muricata isolate sample 2 chromosome 1, ASM3666990v1, whole genome shotgun sequence genome, one interval contains:
- the LOC136917077 gene encoding uncharacterized protein isoform X2, whose translation MTHGNSTYFRSKSLNDEWEDLSQSVSCVLKVHKGPEFNKAETSSQTITTTHWVEAIERTHCSERNCGKKFSLTVRKHHCRRCGEVFCNQCSQFKRRLSLLAIPDPNGVCKRCFDVGPQILGTICPRMEEFNVWREMTSKDRYNNTNTITDTETQHLHEIYEELQRLVNGYRDHLSKSKIKSFVAEALSLVKIPEWQKSKCWMTSSSVSICALCYKRFSVAEIKSNCKVCGAVICSSCSSETLILFPTRPSHTVKWALINIIGSPDEEPTGCLYLRICNACHDKAVLLQGKTVTDGVAATTLLDDIINVHQMLSSLKFKICSLLPEYETLVDHLEAKTDSQGLVPVEGSVIQTIARYHLGLSDLFTQFAFDLQSVRRLKPQTNTQLKLAKNLTSALYNFYGDNFSIFRNLKRRTVEVLPEEMVEKVQLIVDTNAINCAYIYIKQLGLEALMLADKHKFEDEVATFLADCESTCLQDLKSQIDACHEDWEEHKQNIEKLLKSNLKEHRLIIPSKKRTIQKGSGYVQTYLFDRCGHLIFKTLQQLQAKTLEKKFCASKAALQNLSKQFKVDVMMSFN comes from the exons ATGACTCACGGTAATTCGACTTATTTTCGATCGAAGTCACTGAATGACGAATGGGAAGATCTAAGTCAGTCAGTGAGCTGTGTATTGAAAGTACACAAAGGTCCAGAGTTTAATAAAGCTGAAACGAGTTCGCAGACCATTACTACAACTCATTGGGTTGAGGCCATAGAAAGGACACATTGCTCTGAAAGAAACTGTGGCAAGAAATTTTCTCTTACAGTGAGGAAACATCATTGTAGAAG ATGCGGTGAGGTGTTTTGTAACCAATGCAGTCAGTTCAAGCGACGTCTTTCTCTCCTAGCAATTCCAGACCCAAATGGA GTGTGTAAAAGGTGCTTTGATGTTGGCCCCCAGATTCTTGGAACAATTTGCCCTCGCATGGAAGAATTTAATGTTTGGAGGGAAATGACAAGCAAAGATAGATACAACAATACGAATACTATTACGGATACAGAGACTCAGCATTTGCATGAGATTTATGAAGAACTGCAAAGACTTGTGAATGGTTACAGGGACCACCTTAGCAAATCTAAAATCAAGTCTTTTGTGGCAGAGGCCTTGAGTCTTGTTAAGATCCCAGAATGGCAAAAGTCCAAATGTTGGATG ACAAGCTCATCTGTGAGCATTTGTGCTTTGTGTTATAAAAGGTTTTCAGTGGCTGAGATAAAGAGTAATTGCAA GGTTTGTGGTGCAGTAATCTGCTCATCTTGCTCCTCAGAAACTTTAATTCTGTTTCCAACAAGACCTTCACACACTGTTAAGTGGGCACTCATCAATATTATTGGATCTCCAGATGAGGAACCAACAGGCTGCTTATATCTGCGAATCTGCAATGCCTGTCATGATAAAGCTGTCTTGTTGCAGGGAAAAACTGTCACTGATGGAGTTGCAGCAAccacattgttagatgacataaTAAATGTCCACCAGATGCTCAGCAGTCTGAAATTCAAAATCTGTTCTTTGCTTCCTGAGTATGAGACACTGGTCGATCATTTGGAAGCAAAAACAGACTCTCAGGGGTTGGTTCCTGTGGAGGGAAGTGTGATTCAGACCATAGCACGATACCACTTGGGTTTGTCTGATTTATTCACACAATTTGCTTTTGATTTGCAAAGTGTGAGACGCCTcaaacctcaaacaaacacACAACTAAAACTAGCCAAGAATTTGACCAGTGCACTGTACAACTTCTATGGTGACAATTTCTCCATTTTCAGAAATCTGAAAAGACGCACTGTCGAAGTGCTCCCAGAGGAAATGGTGGAAAAAGTTCAGCTTATAGTTGATACAAATGCAATCAACTGTGCATACATTTACATTAAACAGCTTGGGCTTGAGGCTTTGATGTTGGCCGACAAGCACAAGTTTGAGGATGAAGTTGCCACTTTTTTGGCAGATTGTGAGAGCACTTGTCTACAGGACTTAAAATCTCAGATTGATGCCTGCCATGAGGATTGGGAAGAGCACAAGCAAAATATCGAGAAATTGCTAAAAAGTAATCTAAAAGAACATCGTTTGATTATTCCATCAAAAAAGCGGACCATTCAGAAAGGCTCAGGTTATGTGCAAACCTATTTGTTTGATCGCTGTGGTCATCTTATCTTTAAGACACTGCAACAGTTGCAGGCCAAAACATTGGAGAAGAAGTTCTGTGCTTCCAAGGCAGCTCTTCAAAATCTGAGCAAACAATTCAAGGTTGATGTCATGATGTCATTTAATTAA
- the LOC136917077 gene encoding uncharacterized protein isoform X1 encodes MTHGNSTYFRSKSLNDEWEDLSQSVSCVLKVHKGPEFNKAETSSQTITTTHWVEAIERTHCSERNCGKKFSLTVRKHHCRRCGEVFCNQCSQFKRRLSLLAIPDPNGVSYRVCKRCFDVGPQILGTICPRMEEFNVWREMTSKDRYNNTNTITDTETQHLHEIYEELQRLVNGYRDHLSKSKIKSFVAEALSLVKIPEWQKSKCWMTSSSVSICALCYKRFSVAEIKSNCKVCGAVICSSCSSETLILFPTRPSHTVKWALINIIGSPDEEPTGCLYLRICNACHDKAVLLQGKTVTDGVAATTLLDDIINVHQMLSSLKFKICSLLPEYETLVDHLEAKTDSQGLVPVEGSVIQTIARYHLGLSDLFTQFAFDLQSVRRLKPQTNTQLKLAKNLTSALYNFYGDNFSIFRNLKRRTVEVLPEEMVEKVQLIVDTNAINCAYIYIKQLGLEALMLADKHKFEDEVATFLADCESTCLQDLKSQIDACHEDWEEHKQNIEKLLKSNLKEHRLIIPSKKRTIQKGSGYVQTYLFDRCGHLIFKTLQQLQAKTLEKKFCASKAALQNLSKQFKVDVMMSFN; translated from the exons ATGACTCACGGTAATTCGACTTATTTTCGATCGAAGTCACTGAATGACGAATGGGAAGATCTAAGTCAGTCAGTGAGCTGTGTATTGAAAGTACACAAAGGTCCAGAGTTTAATAAAGCTGAAACGAGTTCGCAGACCATTACTACAACTCATTGGGTTGAGGCCATAGAAAGGACACATTGCTCTGAAAGAAACTGTGGCAAGAAATTTTCTCTTACAGTGAGGAAACATCATTGTAGAAG ATGCGGTGAGGTGTTTTGTAACCAATGCAGTCAGTTCAAGCGACGTCTTTCTCTCCTAGCAATTCCAGACCCAAATGGAGTGAGTTACAGA GTGTGTAAAAGGTGCTTTGATGTTGGCCCCCAGATTCTTGGAACAATTTGCCCTCGCATGGAAGAATTTAATGTTTGGAGGGAAATGACAAGCAAAGATAGATACAACAATACGAATACTATTACGGATACAGAGACTCAGCATTTGCATGAGATTTATGAAGAACTGCAAAGACTTGTGAATGGTTACAGGGACCACCTTAGCAAATCTAAAATCAAGTCTTTTGTGGCAGAGGCCTTGAGTCTTGTTAAGATCCCAGAATGGCAAAAGTCCAAATGTTGGATG ACAAGCTCATCTGTGAGCATTTGTGCTTTGTGTTATAAAAGGTTTTCAGTGGCTGAGATAAAGAGTAATTGCAA GGTTTGTGGTGCAGTAATCTGCTCATCTTGCTCCTCAGAAACTTTAATTCTGTTTCCAACAAGACCTTCACACACTGTTAAGTGGGCACTCATCAATATTATTGGATCTCCAGATGAGGAACCAACAGGCTGCTTATATCTGCGAATCTGCAATGCCTGTCATGATAAAGCTGTCTTGTTGCAGGGAAAAACTGTCACTGATGGAGTTGCAGCAAccacattgttagatgacataaTAAATGTCCACCAGATGCTCAGCAGTCTGAAATTCAAAATCTGTTCTTTGCTTCCTGAGTATGAGACACTGGTCGATCATTTGGAAGCAAAAACAGACTCTCAGGGGTTGGTTCCTGTGGAGGGAAGTGTGATTCAGACCATAGCACGATACCACTTGGGTTTGTCTGATTTATTCACACAATTTGCTTTTGATTTGCAAAGTGTGAGACGCCTcaaacctcaaacaaacacACAACTAAAACTAGCCAAGAATTTGACCAGTGCACTGTACAACTTCTATGGTGACAATTTCTCCATTTTCAGAAATCTGAAAAGACGCACTGTCGAAGTGCTCCCAGAGGAAATGGTGGAAAAAGTTCAGCTTATAGTTGATACAAATGCAATCAACTGTGCATACATTTACATTAAACAGCTTGGGCTTGAGGCTTTGATGTTGGCCGACAAGCACAAGTTTGAGGATGAAGTTGCCACTTTTTTGGCAGATTGTGAGAGCACTTGTCTACAGGACTTAAAATCTCAGATTGATGCCTGCCATGAGGATTGGGAAGAGCACAAGCAAAATATCGAGAAATTGCTAAAAAGTAATCTAAAAGAACATCGTTTGATTATTCCATCAAAAAAGCGGACCATTCAGAAAGGCTCAGGTTATGTGCAAACCTATTTGTTTGATCGCTGTGGTCATCTTATCTTTAAGACACTGCAACAGTTGCAGGCCAAAACATTGGAGAAGAAGTTCTGTGCTTCCAAGGCAGCTCTTCAAAATCTGAGCAAACAATTCAAGGTTGATGTCATGATGTCATTTAATTAA
- the LOC136917218 gene encoding retinoschisin-like, with protein sequence MIQVCPRVKLVKGCVKLWIITCLLITLPQNANCQSSCDSVSSISGYSLVQHSFRILPKVRLITCIITCQNDPECYSLNFRFSTRQCELSNGTRLSIAPEYFVPSVDTVYFDNLYRSYKPCDMTPCKNKGSCVIINSYPGYKCDCQKGYFGPRCEECFSSQPLGMINGKIADNQITASSHAPGFPPNKARARGNSCWRSANNTLGEYLEINFGRKRFVYKVEIDKDPQADSWTEQFFLEYYTGTVWRNVSRPYGAVTIFKGNSAKIYRISHYLRPISDFYASAVRIYPLKWHGNIALRVELYGC encoded by the exons ATGATTCAAGTTTGCCCACGTGTCAAGCTTGTGAAG GGGTGTGTTAAACTTTGGATCATCACTTGTCTACTCATAACTCTTCCCCAAAATGCCAACTGTCAATCAAGCTGTGATTCAGTGAGCTCAATATCCGGGTATTCACTGGTTCAGCAcagttttcgaatattaccAAAAGTTCGCCTGATCACATGCATTATCACGTGCCAAAATGACCCAGAATGTTACAGTCTAAACTTTAGATTTTCCACTAGACAATGTGAACTAAGCAACGGAACTCGCCTCAGTATCGCACCAGAGTACTTTGTTCCCTCAGTGGACACTGTCTATTTTGATAATCTTTATCGGTCCTACAAGCCATGCGATATGACACCGTGCAAGAACAAGGGATCCTGTGTTATCATAAATTCATACCCAGGATACAAGTGTGATTGCCAAAAAGGCTACTTTGGACCGAGATGTGAAG AATGTTTTTCAAGCCAACCGTTAGGAATGATTAATGGAAAAATAGCTGACAATCAGATCACAGCATCCTCGCATGCACCCGGCTTCCCTCCGAACAAAGCGCGGGCACGCGGTAACTCGTGTTGGCGAAGCGCAAACAACACCCTCGGCGAATATTTAGAAATCAATTTTGGGCGCAAGAGATTTGTATACAAGGTAGAGATCGACAAAGATCCACAGGCGGACAGCTGGACTGAGCAGTTTTTTCTAGAGTACTACACAGGGACAGTTTGGAGAAATGTGTCCCGGCCATATGGTGCTGTTACG ATATTTAAAGGCAACAGTGCTAAAATTTATCGAATTTCCCATTACCTCAGACCCATTTCTGACTTCTATGCCTCAGCAGTTCGCATCTACCCACTCAAGTGGCACGGTAATATAGCTCTTAGAGTAGAGCTGTACGGCTGCTAA
- the LOC136917136 gene encoding ferroptosis suppressor protein 1-like, with protein sequence MGTSASSSALPKNSCEVVIVGGGYGGIQVAIGLDSYCKVTLIDPKDAFHHNMAGLRCVVEPSFVKKTLIPYAGVLKHGSFVQDRVVSCNVSRSTVTLASGREISYDYLVFACGSSVPFPGKVPLGTSLQDAAKLYKECADQVLESEKIAVIGGGAVGLELVGELAVDFPNKKILLLHGREQILDDRMAPKFLKKINDGLKALKVQTVLGEKVNMDDLNFDSDKPWITGPVTLTTDKGSSFETDLVFRCTGMKVNSVAYQSKLSDKMEKNGSLKVDRYLQIEEIENLFAIGDCCNTPELKLAYIAKLHADVVVENIKRLNENKGLKEYKPGNPAMALTLGRNGGAVQLPNGMVAGRFLTKTLKSKDVMTPAMWKMMKKKMPSNN encoded by the exons ATGGGGACTTCAGCTTCCTCATCAGCTCTCCCCAAGAATTCTTGTGAGGTGGTCATTGTTGGTGGAGGTTATGGAGGCATCCAGGTTGCTATTGGACTTGACAGCTACTGCAAAGTCACACTCATTGATCCTAAAGATGCTTTCCATCACAACATGGCTGGGCTTCGTTGCGTGGTGGAACCATCTTTTGTCAAAAAGACCTTGATACCTTATGCAGGAGTTTTAAAGCATGGCTCATTTGTACAGGATCGTGTTGTGAGTTGCAATGTCTCCAGAAGCACTGTCACACTTGCCAGCGGAAGAGAAATAAGCTATGACTATCTTGTCTTTGCATGTGGCTCATCTGTTCCATTTCCTG GGAAAGTGCCACTTGGAACAAGCTTACAGGATGCTGCAAAACTATATAAAGAGTGTGCAGATCAG GTGTTGGAAAGTGAAAAAATTGCTGTCATTGGTGGAGGTGCTGTGGGATTGGAGCTGGTGGGAGAATTGGCCGTAGACTTCCCAAACAAGAAAATCCTGCTTTTGCATGGCAGGGAACAAATACTGGATGACAGAATGGCACCAAAATTCTTAAAAAAGATCAATGATGGATTGAAGGCTTTGAAAGTTCAGACTGTTCTTGGTGAGAAAGTGAATATGGATGACTTAAAT TTTGACTCAGACAAGCCCTGGATTACAGGACCTGTTACACTGACTACAGACAAAGGAAGCAGTTTTGAGACAGACCTTGTGTTCCGATGCACAGGAATGAAGGTCAACTCTGTGGCTTATCAGTCAAAGCTCTCTGACAAGATGGAAAAAAATGGAAGCCTTAAAGTGGATAGATATTTACagattgaagaaatagaaaatttgtTTGCCATTGGAGACTGTTGCAACACACCTGAACTGAAACTTGCATACATCGCAAAACTGCATGCAG ATGTTGTTGTAGAAAATATCAAACGACTGAACGAAAACAAAGGGCTAAAGGAATACAAACCTGGAAATCCTGCCATGGCTCTGACACTGGGAAGAAATGGAGGAGCTGTTCAGCTACCTAATGGAATGGTGGCTGGCAGGTTTTTAACCAAGACTCTGAAAAGCAAAGATGTTATGACACCAGCCATGTggaaaatgatgaaaaagaagatgccaTCAAATAACTGA